In the genome of Eschrichtius robustus isolate mEscRob2 chromosome 12, mEscRob2.pri, whole genome shotgun sequence, one region contains:
- the TTC21A gene encoding tetratricopeptide repeat protein 21A isoform X2: MTPLESGLLLRFQGRALLQLQAVRGATGTLTRESRSARHHQTRTRSRGCPEMSSNDSSLMAGIIYYSQEKYFRHVQQAAAVGLEKFSNDPVLQFFKAYGVLREERIQDAISSLESIQNHPDVSLCSVMALIYAHKCCETIDREAIQELESSLKEIRKTASGTALYYAGLFLWLMGRHDKAKEYIDRTLKVSSSSREGYVLRGWVDLSSDKPHTVKKSIKYLEHGIQDTKDVLGLMGKAAYFMMLQNYSGALEVVNQITVAWGSFLPALVLKMRLFLARQDWERTVETGHRILEKDESNIDACQILAVHELAREGNITTAAKHVRNLIKALETREPQNPSLHLKKILVVGRLSGRHQAILRLVCSFLERTFMATSSYAHVATELGYLFILQDQVKEASLWYSEAMKLDESSMAALTGVIWCQILDGHLEEAEHQLEFLKEVQQSLGKSEVLVFLQALLASKKHKGEQEAAALLKEAAELHFSSMQALPLSSEYFERLDPLFLVCIAKEYLVFCPKQPRSPGQIVSPLLKQVSVILNPVVKAAPALIDPLYVMAQVKYLSGELENAQSTLQRCLELDPTSVDAYLLMSQIYLAQGNFAMCSHCLELGVSYNFQVRDHPLYHFIKARALNKSGDYPEAIKALKMIIKLPILKMEESKKFHGPSVRPSERVSILLELADALRMNGELVMQDTINEFSGTPEEIRITIANVDLALSKGNVDLALSVLRNITPKQPCYTEAKEKMASIYLQTRKDVHLYIGCYRELCEHLPGPHTSLLLGDAFMNIQEVSEGLMTSPSGPLPPKTYFSSEREERDCGPFPHQPEKALEVYDEAYRKNPHDASLISRIGQAYVKTHQYTKAINYYEAAQKISGQDFLCCDLAELLLKLKKFNKAEKVLKQALDHDFVKDIPSMMNDVKCLLLLAKVYKSHKKEDVMDTLNKAMDLQSRILKRVPLEQPEMIPSQKQLAASICIHFGEYYLAEKEYAKAVQSYKDALSYSPIDNKVVLELARLYLLQGHLDLCEQHCAILLQTEKNHETAAVMMADLMFRKQKYEAAINHYHQVLEKAPDNFPVLNKLIDLLRRSGKLEDAPAFFELAKKVSSRVPLEPGFNYCRGIYCWHVGQPNEALKFLNKARKDSTWGQSATYYMVQICLNPDNEIVGGEAFENLVTESKKELEQHGVRTAEKLLREFYPHSAWGQTQLRLLQSLCLLATREKANMEAALGTFIEMAQAEKDSIPALLAVAQAYSLLKQVPKARTQLKRLAKAPWTLAEAEDLEKSWLLLADIYCQGGKFDLASELLRRCMQYNKSCCKAYEYMGFIMEREQSYKDAATNYELAWKYSHHANPASGFKLAFNYLKDKRFVEAIEVCHDVLKEHPNYPRIREEILEKAQGSLRP; encoded by the exons GCTGGGATCATTTATTACAGCCAAGAAAAGTACTTCCGCCATGTGCAGCAGGCCGCGGCCGTGGGCCTGGAAAAATTCAGCAATGACCCAGTGCTGCAGTTCTTTAAAGCCTATGGAGTCCTCAGGGAAG AGCGCATCCAGGATGCCATCAGCAGCCTAGAGAGCATCCAGAATCACCCAGACGTGTCCCTGTGCTCCGTCATGGCTCTCATTTATGCTCACAAGTGCTGTGAAACCATCG ACCGAGAAGCAATTCAGGAACTTGAGAGCAGCCTGAAGGAAATCCGCAAGACAGCCAGCGGGACTGCCCTGTACTATGCCGGCCTCTTCCTCTGGCTCATGGGCCGCCATGACAAGGCCAAGGAGTACATTGACCGCACGTTGAAggtctccagcagctccagagaG GGCTACGTGCTCAGAGGCTGGGTGGACCTCAGCTCAGACAAACCCCACACGGTGAAGAAGTCCATCAAGTACCTGGAGCATGGCATTCAGGACACCAAAGATGTTCTGGGGCTGATGGGAAAG GCAGCGTACTTCATGATGCTGCAGAACTACTCGGGGGCCCTGGAGGTGGTGAACCAGATCACCGTAGCCTGGGGCAGTTTCCTGCCGGCCTTGGTCCTAAAGATGCGGCTGTTCTTGGCTCGGCAGGACTGGGAGCGGACGGTAGAAACGGGACACAG AATCCTAGAAAAAGATGAAAGCAATATTGATGCCTGCCAAATTCTAGCTGTGCATGAGCTTGCAAGAGAAGGAAACATAACCACA GCTGCCAAGCATGTTAGAAATCTGATTAAGGCGCTGGAAACAAGAGAGCCCCAAAATCCAAGCCTCcatcttaaaaaaattcttgtgGTGGGCAGACTG TCTGGGAGGCACCAGGCGATTCTGCGGCTGGTGTGTAGCTTCCTCGAGCGAACCTTCATGGCCACATCCTCCTACGCCCACGTGGCCACAGAGCTGGGCTACCTCTTCATCCTGCAGGACCAAGTGAAGGAGGCATCTCTGTGGTACTCGGAGGCCATGAAACTGGACGAGAGCAGCATGGCTGCCTTGACTG GGGTCATCTGGTGCCAGATCTTAGACGGCCACCTGGAAGAGGCTGAGCACCAGCTGGAATTCCTGAAGGAGGTGCAGCAGTCCCTTGGGAAGTCCGAG GTGCTGGTTTTCCTCCAAGCCCTCCTGGCTTCCAAGAAGCACAAGGGGGAGCAGGAGGCCGCAGCACTGCTGAAGGAAGCGGCCGAGCTGCACTTCTCCAGCATGCAGGCCCTCCCCCTGAGCTCCGAGTACTTCGAAAGGCTTGACCCCCTCTTCCTGGTCTGCATCGCCAAGGAGTACTTGGTCTTCTGCCCCAAGCAG CCCCGGTCGCCAGGCCAGATCGTGTCTCCACTTCTTAAACAAGTCTCTGTGATCCTGAATCCTGTAGTCAAGGCAGCACCAGCCCTGATCGACCCGCTGTATGTGATGGCCCAGGTCAAGTATCTCTCAG gAGAGTTAGAGAATGCCCAGAGCACCCTGCAGCGTTGCCTGGAGCTGGACCCCACCTCCGTGGACGCCTACCTCCTCATGTCTCAGATCTACCTGGCTCAGGGCAACTTTGCCATGTGCTCCCACTGCCTGGAGCTGGGCGTCAGCTACAACTTCCAG GTCCGAGACCACCCCCTCTACCACTTCATCAAGGCCAGGGCCCTCAACAAGTCTGGAGACTACCCAGAAGCCATAAAGGCACTGAAGATGATCATAAAATTACCAAttctgaagatggaagaaagcaAGAAGTTCCATGGGCCCTCTGTGCGGCCCAGCGAGCGGGTATCCATCTTACTGGAATTGGCAGATGCCCTCCGGATGAATGGGGAGCTG GTCATGCAGGACACCATCAACGAGTTCAGCGGCACGCCGGAGGAGATCCGCATCACCATCGCCAACGTGGATTTGGCCCTGAGCAAGGGGAACGTGGACCTGGCACTGAGCGTTCTGAGGAACATCACGCCCAAGCAGCCCTGCTACACGGAGGCCAAGGAGAAGATGGCCAGCATCTACCTGCAGACCCGCAAGGATGTCCACCTCTACATCGGGTGCTACCG GGAGCTCTGTGAACATCTGCCTGGCCCTCACACCAGCCTGCTACTGGGTGATGCTTTCATGAACATTCAGGAGGTGAGTGAAGGTCTCATGACCTCACCAAGTGGCCCCCTTCCCCCCAAAACTTACTTCTCCagtgagagggaagagagagactgCGGACCCTTTCCCCACCAGCCTGAGAAGGCCCTCGAGGTCTACGACGAGGCCTACAGAAAGAACCCACACGACGCATCCCTGATCAGCAGGATTGGGCAAGCTTATGTGAAGACCCACCAGTACACCAAG GCGATTAATTATTATGAGGCCGCCCAGAAGATTAGCGGACAGGACTTTTTGTGCTGCGATCTGGCTGAACTGCTCCTGAAGTTAAAGAAGTTCAACAAAGCAGAAAAAGTTTTGAAGCAGGCACTGGATCATGACTTTG TCAAAGACATCCCATCCATGATGAATGATGTCAAGTGCTTGCTTTTGCTGGCAAAGGTTTAcaagagccataaaaaagaagatgtgatggACACTTTGAACAAG GCCATGGACCTCCAGTCTCGGATCCTGAAGCGTGTTCCCCTGGAGCAACCAGAAATGATCCCCTCCCAGAAGCAACTGGCAGCCTCCATCTGCATCCACTTTGGGGAGTACTACCTGGCAGAGAAGGAGTATGCCAAGGCAGTGCAGTCTTACAAAGATGCCCTCTCCTACTCACCCATTGACAATAAG GTGGTGCTGGAGCTGGCACGGCTCTACCTGCTGCAGGGCCACCTGGACTTGTGCGAGCAGCACTGCGCCATCCTCCTGCAGACGGAGAAGAACCATGAGACAGCCGCCGTG ATGATGGCTGACCTGatgtttagaaaacagaaatacgAAGCTGCCATCAACCACTACCACCAAGTCCTAGAGAAAGCGCCAG ACAATTTTCCTGTGTTGAACAAACTAATCGATCTGCTACGAAGAAGTGGCAAACTTGAGGACGCCCCTGCCTTCTTTGAATTGGCCAAGAAGGTGTCCAGCCGGGTGCCTTTGGAGCCAGGGTTCAACTACTGCAGAGGCATCTACTGCTG GCACGTAGGGCAACCCAACGAAGCCCTGAAGTTCCTAAACAAAGCGCGCAAGGACAGCACTTGGGGCCAGAGCGCCACCTACTACATGGTGCAAATCTGTCTGAACCCAGACAATGAGATCGTGGGTGGAGAGGCTTTCGAGAACCTGGTGACTGAGAGCAA GAAGGAGTTGGAGCAGCACGGCGTGCGCACTGCTGAGAAGCTGCTGCGGGAGTTCTACCCGCACTCGGCCTGGGGCCAGACCCAGCTGCGGCTGCTGCAGAGCCTGTGCCTGCTGGCCACCAGGGAGAAGGCTAACATGGAGGCGGCACTGGGCACCTTCATTGAGATGGCCCAGGCCGAG AAGGACAGCATTCCTGCCCTGCTGGCCGTGGCACAGGCCTACTCACTGCTGAAGCAGGTCCCCAAAGCACGCACGCAGCTGAAGCGTCTGGCCAAGGCCCCATGGACGCTGGCCGAGGCCGAGGACCTGGAGAAGAGCTGGCTCCTGCTGGCCGACATCTACTGCCAGGGAGGCAAGTTCGACCTGGCCTCGGAGCTGCTGCGGCGCTGCATGCAGTACAACAAG TCCTGCTGCAAGGCCTACGAGTACATGGGCTTCATCATGGAGAGAGAACAGTCGTACAAGGACGCAGCCACCAACTATGAGCTGGCCTGGAAGTACAGCCATCATGCCAACCCTGCCAGCG GCTTCAAACTCGCTTTCAACTACTTGAAGGACAAGAGATTCGTGGAGGCCATCGAAGTCTGCCACGAT GTCCTCAAGGAGCACCCCAACTACCccagaatcagagaagaaattttGGAAAAGGCCCAAGGGTCTCTGAGGCCCTAG
- the TTC21A gene encoding tetratricopeptide repeat protein 21A isoform X1, whose protein sequence is MTPLESGLLLRFQGRALLQLQAVRGATGTLTRESRSARHHQTRTRSRGCPEMSSNDSSLMAGIIYYSQEKYFRHVQQAAAVGLEKFSNDPVLQFFKAYGVLREERIQDAISSLESIQNHPDVSLCSVMALIYAHKCCETIDREAIQELESSLKEIRKTASGTALYYAGLFLWLMGRHDKAKEYIDRTLKVSSSSREGYVLRGWVDLSSDKPHTVKKSIKYLEHGIQDTKDVLGLMGKAAYFMMLQNYSGALEVVNQITVAWGSFLPALVLKMRLFLARQDWERTVETGHRILEKDESNIDACQILAVHELAREGNITTAAKHVRNLIKALETREPQNPSLHLKKILVVGRLSGRHQAILRLVCSFLERTFMATSSYAHVATELGYLFILQDQVKEASLWYSEAMKLDESSMAALTGVIWCQILDGHLEEAEHQLEFLKEVQQSLGKSEVLVFLQALLASKKHKGEQEAAALLKEAAELHFSSMQALPLSSEYFERLDPLFLVCIAKEYLVFCPKQPRSPGQIVSPLLKQVSVILNPVVKAAPALIDPLYVMAQVKYLSGELENAQSTLQRCLELDPTSVDAYLLMSQIYLAQGNFAMCSHCLELGVSYNFQVRDHPLYHFIKARALNKSGDYPEAIKALKMIIKLPILKMEESKKFHGPSVRPSERVSILLELADALRMNGELHEATKVMQDTINEFSGTPEEIRITIANVDLALSKGNVDLALSVLRNITPKQPCYTEAKEKMASIYLQTRKDVHLYIGCYRELCEHLPGPHTSLLLGDAFMNIQEVSEGLMTSPSGPLPPKTYFSSEREERDCGPFPHQPEKALEVYDEAYRKNPHDASLISRIGQAYVKTHQYTKAINYYEAAQKISGQDFLCCDLAELLLKLKKFNKAEKVLKQALDHDFVKDIPSMMNDVKCLLLLAKVYKSHKKEDVMDTLNKAMDLQSRILKRVPLEQPEMIPSQKQLAASICIHFGEYYLAEKEYAKAVQSYKDALSYSPIDNKVVLELARLYLLQGHLDLCEQHCAILLQTEKNHETAAVMMADLMFRKQKYEAAINHYHQVLEKAPDNFPVLNKLIDLLRRSGKLEDAPAFFELAKKVSSRVPLEPGFNYCRGIYCWHVGQPNEALKFLNKARKDSTWGQSATYYMVQICLNPDNEIVGGEAFENLVTESKKELEQHGVRTAEKLLREFYPHSAWGQTQLRLLQSLCLLATREKANMEAALGTFIEMAQAEKDSIPALLAVAQAYSLLKQVPKARTQLKRLAKAPWTLAEAEDLEKSWLLLADIYCQGGKFDLASELLRRCMQYNKSCCKAYEYMGFIMEREQSYKDAATNYELAWKYSHHANPASGFKLAFNYLKDKRFVEAIEVCHDVLKEHPNYPRIREEILEKAQGSLRP, encoded by the exons GCTGGGATCATTTATTACAGCCAAGAAAAGTACTTCCGCCATGTGCAGCAGGCCGCGGCCGTGGGCCTGGAAAAATTCAGCAATGACCCAGTGCTGCAGTTCTTTAAAGCCTATGGAGTCCTCAGGGAAG AGCGCATCCAGGATGCCATCAGCAGCCTAGAGAGCATCCAGAATCACCCAGACGTGTCCCTGTGCTCCGTCATGGCTCTCATTTATGCTCACAAGTGCTGTGAAACCATCG ACCGAGAAGCAATTCAGGAACTTGAGAGCAGCCTGAAGGAAATCCGCAAGACAGCCAGCGGGACTGCCCTGTACTATGCCGGCCTCTTCCTCTGGCTCATGGGCCGCCATGACAAGGCCAAGGAGTACATTGACCGCACGTTGAAggtctccagcagctccagagaG GGCTACGTGCTCAGAGGCTGGGTGGACCTCAGCTCAGACAAACCCCACACGGTGAAGAAGTCCATCAAGTACCTGGAGCATGGCATTCAGGACACCAAAGATGTTCTGGGGCTGATGGGAAAG GCAGCGTACTTCATGATGCTGCAGAACTACTCGGGGGCCCTGGAGGTGGTGAACCAGATCACCGTAGCCTGGGGCAGTTTCCTGCCGGCCTTGGTCCTAAAGATGCGGCTGTTCTTGGCTCGGCAGGACTGGGAGCGGACGGTAGAAACGGGACACAG AATCCTAGAAAAAGATGAAAGCAATATTGATGCCTGCCAAATTCTAGCTGTGCATGAGCTTGCAAGAGAAGGAAACATAACCACA GCTGCCAAGCATGTTAGAAATCTGATTAAGGCGCTGGAAACAAGAGAGCCCCAAAATCCAAGCCTCcatcttaaaaaaattcttgtgGTGGGCAGACTG TCTGGGAGGCACCAGGCGATTCTGCGGCTGGTGTGTAGCTTCCTCGAGCGAACCTTCATGGCCACATCCTCCTACGCCCACGTGGCCACAGAGCTGGGCTACCTCTTCATCCTGCAGGACCAAGTGAAGGAGGCATCTCTGTGGTACTCGGAGGCCATGAAACTGGACGAGAGCAGCATGGCTGCCTTGACTG GGGTCATCTGGTGCCAGATCTTAGACGGCCACCTGGAAGAGGCTGAGCACCAGCTGGAATTCCTGAAGGAGGTGCAGCAGTCCCTTGGGAAGTCCGAG GTGCTGGTTTTCCTCCAAGCCCTCCTGGCTTCCAAGAAGCACAAGGGGGAGCAGGAGGCCGCAGCACTGCTGAAGGAAGCGGCCGAGCTGCACTTCTCCAGCATGCAGGCCCTCCCCCTGAGCTCCGAGTACTTCGAAAGGCTTGACCCCCTCTTCCTGGTCTGCATCGCCAAGGAGTACTTGGTCTTCTGCCCCAAGCAG CCCCGGTCGCCAGGCCAGATCGTGTCTCCACTTCTTAAACAAGTCTCTGTGATCCTGAATCCTGTAGTCAAGGCAGCACCAGCCCTGATCGACCCGCTGTATGTGATGGCCCAGGTCAAGTATCTCTCAG gAGAGTTAGAGAATGCCCAGAGCACCCTGCAGCGTTGCCTGGAGCTGGACCCCACCTCCGTGGACGCCTACCTCCTCATGTCTCAGATCTACCTGGCTCAGGGCAACTTTGCCATGTGCTCCCACTGCCTGGAGCTGGGCGTCAGCTACAACTTCCAG GTCCGAGACCACCCCCTCTACCACTTCATCAAGGCCAGGGCCCTCAACAAGTCTGGAGACTACCCAGAAGCCATAAAGGCACTGAAGATGATCATAAAATTACCAAttctgaagatggaagaaagcaAGAAGTTCCATGGGCCCTCTGTGCGGCCCAGCGAGCGGGTATCCATCTTACTGGAATTGGCAGATGCCCTCCGGATGAATGGGGAGCTG CACGAGGCCACTAAGGTCATGCAGGACACCATCAACGAGTTCAGCGGCACGCCGGAGGAGATCCGCATCACCATCGCCAACGTGGATTTGGCCCTGAGCAAGGGGAACGTGGACCTGGCACTGAGCGTTCTGAGGAACATCACGCCCAAGCAGCCCTGCTACACGGAGGCCAAGGAGAAGATGGCCAGCATCTACCTGCAGACCCGCAAGGATGTCCACCTCTACATCGGGTGCTACCG GGAGCTCTGTGAACATCTGCCTGGCCCTCACACCAGCCTGCTACTGGGTGATGCTTTCATGAACATTCAGGAGGTGAGTGAAGGTCTCATGACCTCACCAAGTGGCCCCCTTCCCCCCAAAACTTACTTCTCCagtgagagggaagagagagactgCGGACCCTTTCCCCACCAGCCTGAGAAGGCCCTCGAGGTCTACGACGAGGCCTACAGAAAGAACCCACACGACGCATCCCTGATCAGCAGGATTGGGCAAGCTTATGTGAAGACCCACCAGTACACCAAG GCGATTAATTATTATGAGGCCGCCCAGAAGATTAGCGGACAGGACTTTTTGTGCTGCGATCTGGCTGAACTGCTCCTGAAGTTAAAGAAGTTCAACAAAGCAGAAAAAGTTTTGAAGCAGGCACTGGATCATGACTTTG TCAAAGACATCCCATCCATGATGAATGATGTCAAGTGCTTGCTTTTGCTGGCAAAGGTTTAcaagagccataaaaaagaagatgtgatggACACTTTGAACAAG GCCATGGACCTCCAGTCTCGGATCCTGAAGCGTGTTCCCCTGGAGCAACCAGAAATGATCCCCTCCCAGAAGCAACTGGCAGCCTCCATCTGCATCCACTTTGGGGAGTACTACCTGGCAGAGAAGGAGTATGCCAAGGCAGTGCAGTCTTACAAAGATGCCCTCTCCTACTCACCCATTGACAATAAG GTGGTGCTGGAGCTGGCACGGCTCTACCTGCTGCAGGGCCACCTGGACTTGTGCGAGCAGCACTGCGCCATCCTCCTGCAGACGGAGAAGAACCATGAGACAGCCGCCGTG ATGATGGCTGACCTGatgtttagaaaacagaaatacgAAGCTGCCATCAACCACTACCACCAAGTCCTAGAGAAAGCGCCAG ACAATTTTCCTGTGTTGAACAAACTAATCGATCTGCTACGAAGAAGTGGCAAACTTGAGGACGCCCCTGCCTTCTTTGAATTGGCCAAGAAGGTGTCCAGCCGGGTGCCTTTGGAGCCAGGGTTCAACTACTGCAGAGGCATCTACTGCTG GCACGTAGGGCAACCCAACGAAGCCCTGAAGTTCCTAAACAAAGCGCGCAAGGACAGCACTTGGGGCCAGAGCGCCACCTACTACATGGTGCAAATCTGTCTGAACCCAGACAATGAGATCGTGGGTGGAGAGGCTTTCGAGAACCTGGTGACTGAGAGCAA GAAGGAGTTGGAGCAGCACGGCGTGCGCACTGCTGAGAAGCTGCTGCGGGAGTTCTACCCGCACTCGGCCTGGGGCCAGACCCAGCTGCGGCTGCTGCAGAGCCTGTGCCTGCTGGCCACCAGGGAGAAGGCTAACATGGAGGCGGCACTGGGCACCTTCATTGAGATGGCCCAGGCCGAG AAGGACAGCATTCCTGCCCTGCTGGCCGTGGCACAGGCCTACTCACTGCTGAAGCAGGTCCCCAAAGCACGCACGCAGCTGAAGCGTCTGGCCAAGGCCCCATGGACGCTGGCCGAGGCCGAGGACCTGGAGAAGAGCTGGCTCCTGCTGGCCGACATCTACTGCCAGGGAGGCAAGTTCGACCTGGCCTCGGAGCTGCTGCGGCGCTGCATGCAGTACAACAAG TCCTGCTGCAAGGCCTACGAGTACATGGGCTTCATCATGGAGAGAGAACAGTCGTACAAGGACGCAGCCACCAACTATGAGCTGGCCTGGAAGTACAGCCATCATGCCAACCCTGCCAGCG GCTTCAAACTCGCTTTCAACTACTTGAAGGACAAGAGATTCGTGGAGGCCATCGAAGTCTGCCACGAT GTCCTCAAGGAGCACCCCAACTACCccagaatcagagaagaaattttGGAAAAGGCCCAAGGGTCTCTGAGGCCCTAG